A stretch of Chaetodon auriga isolate fChaAug3 chromosome 21, fChaAug3.hap1, whole genome shotgun sequence DNA encodes these proteins:
- the skida1 gene encoding SKI/DACH domain-containing protein 1, with protein sequence MGDLECGFEEMQGVRLGYLLIKGKQMFALSQVFTDLLKNIPRTTVHKRMDHLKVKKHHCDLEELRKLKAINSIAFHAAKCTLISREDVEALYFSCKTERVLKSNKRKAKAACAPGDEDASQGFLRADAELWKEKVWFSLHGVPETLALHNKTGRRRELTPCLTDSKLPQFYHKTHGREYRSVTKSSHKHFKNYETAKITGNRVTLSQRHSFFRSAVSRQPVVSAIAAQSRLSRSAGDLLHKRKRRREGGGGRDSARHSWSRSKHAHHHVPPVLLLQPKSPGGHGTSFGAFHLGPDFYLDPRPHHHHHHQHHHHHHHHHHEPSFPESYSSDTESSTYSDRAYPDSDFGSGFSTTSNSGSSEEEEEGEDEDDTQSDSSEVSSDEEESSSQSDSSSVSSRVSVQSIRFRRARVGSLVKTLNTSKAPLVLQPTFHYNNHQQQERQYRTLDHAASSQTGDSRQEKRQKCEFICSETRKDLGPLQTPKFNSAVVGESFFIESKRENAFEADHDRSDPADELVPYSPGPNRNKAFHPSRTTPGHPTKCPPGLSAQCDHDKLPKCTDKREAKAASVKLPTPLKKIKTESEESSVTAAPHSDSGRTARTPPFNLHNVKVKVEESCDEYEYQAAAVKCKGDKAESSSGQYPSGAIKQGDFFSSGIKDTEKSPDVVPRPPCGPQECWSTQDTPCVDEGEYGNKNCRAPVLGNKKSRVSRVQTKQNVPRVNKAASSSSSSSSSSSSSTTSSSSSSSSSSSSSSRPAGCEEVSTEDLPSRRKRSNACTVASPAKTPFSLMANFPSPPSLVVGSDGDLCPAYSLNSLRGPGPPPPSHPVWRWQPGGQILPPPHAQRTRKY encoded by the coding sequence ATGGGAGACCTGGAGTGTGGCTTTGAGGAAATGCAAGGAGTGAGACTGGGATACCTGCTCATCAAAGGcaagcaaatgtttgctttgtctcAGGTCTTCACCGACCTGCTGAAGAACATCCCCCGGACCACGGTGCACAAACGCATGGATCACCTGAAGGTGAAGAAGCACCACTGCGACCTGGAGGAGCTGCGGAAGCTCAAAGCAATAAACTCTATAGCTTTCCATGCCGCTAAATGCACCCTCATATCGCGGGAGGACGTGGAGGCTCTGTATTTCTCCTGCAAGACGGAGCGGGTGTTGAAGTCCAACAAAAGGAAAGCGAAAGCGGCGTGTGCCCCCGGGGACGAGGATGCGTCCCAGGGGTTCCTGCGTGCGGACGCCGAGCTGTGGAAGGAAAAAGTTTGGTTTAGTTTGCACGGTGTCCCGGAGACTCTCGCACTTCACAACAAAAcgggcaggaggagagagctgaCTCCTTGCCTTACCGACTCCAAACTACCTCAATTTTACCACAAAACCCACGGACGGGAATACCGTTCGGTGACCAAGTCTAGtcacaaacactttaaaaactATGAAACAGCGAAAATAACAGGGAACCGCGTTACCTTGAGCCAAAGGCACTCGTTTTTCCGGAGCGCTGTGAGCCGGCAGCCGGTGGTGTCCGCCATAGCTGCTCAGTCCAGGCTCTCGCGCTCAGCCGGCGACCTACTTCAcaaaaggaagaggaggcgcGAGGGGGGCGGCGGCAGGGACAGCGCGAGGCACTCGTGGAGCAGGAGCAAACACGCGCACCACCACGTACCGCCAGTGCTGCTCTTACAACCCAAATCACCCGGCGGTCACGGGACTTCTTTTGGTGCTTTCCACCTCGGTCCGGATTTTTATCTTGACCCCAGAcctcaccatcatcaccaccaccagcaccaccatcaccaccatcatcaccaccacgaGCCGAGTTTCCCAGAGAGTTACAGCAGCGACACTGAGTCCAGCACCTACTCAGACCGGGCGTACCCCGACTCGGACTTTGGGTCCGGTTTCTCCACCACCAGCAACTCCGGGAGctcggaggaggaagaggagggcgaGGATGAGGATGACACGCAGTCAGACAGTTCAGAGGTCAGCTCAGACGAGGAGGAGAGCTCCTCTCAGTCCGACTCGAGCTCCGTTTCTAGCCGTGTGTCGGTGCAGAGCATCCGGTTCAGACGGGCCCGGGTCGGTTCCCTCGTCAAAACTCTCAACACTAGTAAAGCACCTTTGGTCCTGCAGCCCACGTTTCACTACAACAACCACCAGCAACAAGAGAGACAGTACAGGACACTGGATCATGCTGCCTCGTCACAGACaggagacagcagacaggagaaaCGGCAGAAATGTGAATTTATATGCAGTGAAACTAGAAAGGACTTGGGACCCTTGCAGACACCAAAATTTAACTCAGCTGTCGTGGGGGAGAGCTTCTTCATCGAGTCTAAAAGGGAAAACGCGTTTGAGGCTGATCATGACAGATCTGACCCCGCGGACGAGCTGGTCCCTTATTCACCCGGACCCAACCGGAATAAGGCCTTTCACCCCTCACGCACGACGCCGGGGCACCCCACCAAGTGCCCCCCGGGACTGAGCGCACAGTGTGACCACGACAAGCTCCCCAAATGTACGGACAAAAGGGAGGCGAAAGCCGCCAGCGTGAAACTGCCCACTcctctgaaaaaaataaagaccgAATCGGAGGAGTCCTCTGTGACCGCCGCCCCCCACTCGGACAGCGGCAGGACAGCCCGGACACCGCCCTTCAACCTCCACAATGTGAAAGTTAAAGTGGAGGAAAGCTGTGATGAATATGAATACCAGGCCGCTGCAGTCAAATGTAAAGGAGATAAGGCAGAGAGTAGCAGTGGCCAGTATCCCAGTGGGGCCATCAAACAAGGGGACTTTTTCAGCAGCGGGAttaaagacacagagaagagcCCTGACGTGGTCCCCAGGCCCCCCTGTGGTCCTCAGGAATGCTGGAGCACCCAGGACACCCCGTGCGTCGACGAGGGGGAGTACGGGAACAAAAACTGCAGGGCTCCGGTGCTGGGGAATAAGAAATCCCGAGTTTCCAGggtgcaaacaaaacaaaacgttCCCAGGGTCAACAAggctgcctcttcctcctcctcctcctcctcctcctcctcctcctctaccacctcctcctcctcctcctcttcttcttcttcgtcttcttcttctcgtccCGCGGGCTGCGAGGAGGTATCCACGGAGGATTTACCGAGCAGACGCAAACGCAGCAACGCGTGCACTGTAGCATCGCCTGCTAAAACGCCTTTCAGCCTGATGGCAAACTTCCCATCCCCACCGTCGCTGGTTGTTGGCAGCGACGGGGATTTGTGCCCTGCTTACTCCCTGAACTCGCTGAGGGGCCCCGGGCCTCCCCCTCCGTCCCACCCCGTGTGGAGGTGGCAGCCAGGCGGCCAGATTCTCCCTCCCCCACACGCTCAGAGAACTAGGAAATACTGA